In a genomic window of Scyliorhinus torazame isolate Kashiwa2021f chromosome 5, sScyTor2.1, whole genome shotgun sequence:
- the LOC140420762 gene encoding uncharacterized protein yields MEKPWKCEDCGKGFKGPSGLEWHQRSHTGERPFTCSVCGKGFRAPHELARHQRSHTGERPFTCSQCEKGFTDIGHLRRHERVHTGERPFTCSDCGKEFTRLSSLQSHQRVHTKEGPFICTVCDKGFALLSNLQRHQRFHTREKPFTCTVCGKGFTQLSHLESHQRVHTGERPFTCTVCDKAFIRLHHLKRHQSAHSGERPFVCSVCDKGFTQLSNLQTHQRLHTGEKPFICSVCDKGFAQLSGLRSHNVTHTKSRPFKCSDCRMGFKSLQLLMSHQCIHSEERRFSCSHCAKRFQTSSILLRHQRVHTRERPFTCSHCGEGFTQSSNMLRHQRVHKR; encoded by the coding sequence atggagaagccatggaaatgtgaggactgtgggaagggattcaaaggcccctCCGGGCTGGaatggcatcaacgcagtcacactggagagaggccattcacctgctctgtgtgtgggaagggatttagagccccacacgagctggcaaggcatcaacgcagtcacactggggagaggcctttcacctgctctcagtgtgaaaagggattcactgacattggccacctgcggagacacgaacgagttcacactggggagaggccattcacctgctctgactgtgggaaggaattcactcggttatccagcctgcagagccaccagagagtCCACACCAAGGaggggccattcatctgcactgtgtgtgataagggatttgctctgttatccaacctgcagagacaccagcgatttcacaccagggagaagccattcacctgcactgtgtgtgggaagggattcactcagttatcccatctggagagccaccagcgagttcacaccggggagaggccattcacctgcactgtgtgtgataaggcatTCATTCGGTTACACCACCTGAAGAGACACCAGAGCGCTCAcagcggggagaggccattcgtctgctctgtgtgtgataagggattcactcagttatccaacctgcagacacaccagcgacttcacaccggggagaagccgttcatctgctctgtgtgtgataagggatttgctcaattatctggcctgcgtagccacaatgtcactcacaccaagagcaggccctttaaatgctctgactgcaggatggGTTTCAAAAGCttacagctactgatgtcccaccagtgcattcactctgaggagagacggttcagctgctctcactgcgcaaagaggtttcaaacatcatccatattgctgagacaccagcgagttcacaccagggagaggccattcacctgctctcactgtggggagggattcactcagtcgtccaacatgctcagacaccaaagggttcacaagcgatga